In the genome of Segatella copri, one region contains:
- a CDS encoding NuoI/complex I 23 kDa subunit family protein, producing MSNNSYFGGIAAGLKTLATGMKVTMKEYFTPKSTEQYPENRKTTLHISPRFRGRLVFVRDENEAYKCVGCTLCEKSCPNDTIKIVTEMVEDPETGKKKRKLVDYQYDLGDCMFCELCVNACNFGAIKFVNDFENAVFDRNKLVMHLDKEVYKGGSLPNLIEGGAPLEIGKFNTKTK from the coding sequence ATGTCTAACAATTCATATTTCGGCGGTATTGCAGCGGGTTTGAAGACCCTCGCTACTGGTATGAAGGTAACCATGAAGGAGTACTTCACACCAAAGAGCACAGAGCAGTATCCTGAGAACCGCAAGACTACACTCCACATCTCTCCACGTTTCCGTGGACGCCTGGTGTTCGTTCGTGATGAGAACGAGGCTTACAAGTGTGTGGGTTGTACATTGTGTGAGAAGTCATGCCCTAACGACACCATCAAGATCGTAACCGAGATGGTGGAGGACCCAGAGACAGGCAAGAAGAAGCGCAAGTTGGTGGATTACCAGTACGACTTGGGCGACTGCATGTTCTGCGAGCTCTGTGTCAACGCATGTAACTTCGGTGCAATCAAGTTTGTCAACGATTTCGAGAATGCAGTCTTCGACCGCAACAAGTTGGTGATGCACCTTGACAAGGAGGTTTATAAGGGCGGCAGCCTTCCAAACCTCATCGAGGGTGGTGCCCCATTGGAAATCGGTAAGTTTAACACCAAGACTAAGTAA
- a CDS encoding complex I subunit 4 family protein, whose protein sequence is MNLSIFVIVPLLMLLGLWLARNDKQVRGVMVAGASVLLALSIYLVFAFLEARETMPADQAPMLFTYCVPWFEPLHINYSLGVDGISVVMILLTSIIVFTGTFASWQMEPMKKEYFLWFTLLSIGVYGFFISIDMFTMFMFYEVALIPMYLLIGVWGSGAKEYSAMKLTLMLMGGSALLVIGILGIYFYSGAQTFEILDIAHHTNGAHAIPESVQNVFFPLLFIGFGILGALFPFHTWSPDGHASAPTAVSMLHAGVLMKLGGYGCFRIAMFLLPAATHGFWIKVFLVLTTISIVYGALSACVQTDLKYINAYSSVSHCGMVLFALCMMTETAATGAILQMLSHGLMTALFFAVIGMIYHQAGTRDVRYLGGLMKIIPFLSVGYAVAGLANLGLPGFSGFVAEMTIFVGSFQNADTFHRVCTIIACTSIVVTAVYILRCVGKILYQKVPNPKLEKLHDATWDERIAVAGLIACVAGLGMFPLWAEEIIMDAVGPIFSVIM, encoded by the coding sequence ATGAATTTAAGTATATTCGTCATAGTACCACTCCTGATGTTGCTCGGCCTCTGGTTGGCACGCAACGACAAGCAGGTTCGTGGTGTGATGGTAGCCGGTGCCAGCGTACTGCTCGCACTCTCCATCTATTTGGTGTTTGCATTTCTCGAAGCTCGTGAGACAATGCCAGCCGACCAAGCTCCGATGCTCTTCACCTACTGTGTGCCTTGGTTTGAGCCATTGCACATTAACTATTCACTCGGTGTGGATGGTATTTCAGTGGTGATGATTCTCTTGACATCCATCATCGTGTTCACCGGAACATTTGCCTCTTGGCAGATGGAGCCAATGAAGAAGGAATACTTCCTCTGGTTCACCCTCTTGAGCATCGGTGTATATGGCTTCTTCATCTCTATCGACATGTTCACCATGTTCATGTTCTACGAGGTAGCGCTGATTCCAATGTACCTCCTCATCGGTGTATGGGGTAGTGGTGCAAAGGAGTATTCAGCCATGAAGTTGACTTTGATGTTGATGGGTGGTTCAGCCCTTTTGGTTATCGGTATCCTGGGAATCTACTTCTACAGTGGTGCTCAGACCTTCGAAATCCTCGATATCGCTCACCATACCAATGGTGCTCATGCGATTCCAGAGAGCGTGCAGAACGTGTTCTTCCCATTGCTCTTCATCGGTTTCGGTATTCTTGGTGCCCTGTTCCCATTCCACACATGGTCTCCTGATGGTCACGCAAGTGCGCCAACAGCCGTATCTATGTTGCACGCCGGTGTATTGATGAAGCTTGGTGGTTACGGTTGCTTCCGCATCGCCATGTTCCTCTTGCCAGCTGCTACTCACGGATTCTGGATCAAGGTGTTCCTCGTGCTGACTACCATCTCTATCGTATATGGTGCTTTGTCAGCTTGTGTACAGACCGACTTGAAGTACATCAACGCTTACTCATCAGTATCTCACTGTGGTATGGTGCTCTTCGCTCTCTGTATGATGACCGAGACAGCCGCTACTGGTGCAATCCTCCAGATGTTGTCTCACGGTTTGATGACCGCCCTCTTCTTCGCCGTTATCGGTATGATTTACCATCAGGCTGGTACACGTGACGTACGTTACCTGGGTGGTTTGATGAAGATTATCCCATTCCTCTCAGTAGGTTATGCAGTAGCTGGTTTGGCTAACCTCGGTTTGCCAGGTTTCTCAGGTTTCGTAGCCGAGATGACCATCTTCGTAGGTTCATTCCAGAATGCAGATACATTCCATCGTGTATGTACCATCATCGCATGTACCTCAATCGTAGTAACAGCGGTTTACATCTTGCGTTGTGTTGGTAAGATCCTTTATCAGAAGGTTCCTAATCCAAAGTTGGAGAAGCTTCACGATGCTACCTGGGACGAGCGTATCGCTGTAGCAGGTCTGATTGCCTGCGTTGCAGGTCTCGGTATGTTCCCACTCTGGGCAGAGGAGATTATCATGGACGCCGTAGGTCCTATCTTTAGTGTAATCATGTAA
- the nuoL gene encoding NADH-quinone oxidoreductase subunit L: MEYNYAFLILLLPFLSFLVLGLVGMKMKRPVAALIGTVLMGCVFAMSVYTAYEYFFAVGRDASTGMYPTVTVFNFTWLKFTELLTFNIGFRLSPISVLMLIVITTVSFMVHIYSFGYMAERDENYKVEEYEKGMQRFYAYLSLFTMSMLGLVVATNIFQMYLFWELVGVCSYLLIGFYYPKHAAVHASKKAFIVTRFADLFFLIGILFYSFYVGTFNYDLNAQPELNSALAGAAWVMPTALFLMFIGGAGKSAMFPLHIWLPDAMEGPTPVSALIHAATMVVAGVYQVASLFPIWVQYAPEALHYVAYIAAFTAFYAAAVACCQRDIKRGLAFSTISQIAYMLVALGVCFAVDNHHGGLGYMAGIFHLFTHAMFKALLFLCSGAIIVIIGSNFKDYMGGLHKYMPITNICFLIGCLAIAGIPPFAGFWSKDEIISACFQFSPFMGWFMTVVAGMTAFYMFRLYYVIFWGQSYYELDPENRRKPQEVPFVMWGPLVFLAIISCLCGLIPFGHFVSATGQSYDIHIDMSVATTSVIVAIIGIGLATYMYAPKKTPLADALAKKMPKLHKAALNRFYIDDAWQFFTHKIVFGCFSKPIAWFDRHVIDGTFNFMAWGTQEAGETIRPWQSGDVRSYAIWFLTGTVALTLCLLALL, from the coding sequence ATGGAATACAATTATGCATTTTTGATACTTCTTCTGCCATTCCTGAGCTTCCTGGTTCTGGGACTTGTGGGTATGAAGATGAAAAGACCGGTAGCAGCACTCATCGGTACCGTATTGATGGGCTGTGTATTCGCGATGTCTGTCTATACAGCATACGAGTACTTCTTTGCAGTGGGTCGCGATGCCTCAACAGGTATGTACCCAACTGTTACCGTATTTAATTTCACATGGTTGAAGTTTACTGAGTTGCTCACCTTCAACATCGGTTTCCGCCTGAGCCCAATCTCCGTATTGATGCTCATCGTGATTACCACCGTCAGCTTCATGGTTCACATCTACAGTTTCGGCTATATGGCAGAGCGTGATGAGAACTACAAGGTTGAGGAATATGAGAAGGGTATGCAGCGTTTCTACGCTTACCTGAGCCTCTTCACCATGTCAATGTTGGGCTTGGTAGTAGCTACCAACATCTTCCAGATGTATCTTTTCTGGGAGTTGGTGGGTGTGTGCTCATACCTGCTCATCGGTTTCTACTATCCAAAGCATGCTGCAGTTCATGCCAGCAAGAAGGCGTTCATCGTTACCCGTTTCGCTGACCTCTTCTTCTTGATCGGTATCCTGTTCTACAGCTTCTACGTAGGAACCTTCAACTACGACTTGAATGCTCAGCCAGAGTTGAACTCTGCTTTGGCAGGTGCAGCTTGGGTAATGCCAACAGCGTTGTTCCTCATGTTCATCGGTGGTGCCGGTAAGAGTGCGATGTTCCCATTGCATATTTGGTTGCCAGATGCGATGGAGGGTCCAACACCTGTTTCTGCGTTGATCCACGCTGCTACCATGGTTGTAGCCGGTGTTTATCAGGTAGCCAGCCTCTTCCCAATCTGGGTACAGTATGCTCCTGAGGCTTTGCATTATGTAGCTTACATCGCAGCCTTCACTGCATTCTATGCAGCAGCAGTAGCTTGCTGCCAGCGTGATATCAAGCGTGGTCTGGCTTTCTCTACTATTTCTCAGATTGCCTACATGCTCGTAGCTCTCGGCGTTTGCTTCGCAGTAGATAACCACCACGGTGGTTTGGGTTACATGGCTGGTATCTTCCACTTGTTTACCCACGCTATGTTCAAGGCATTGCTCTTCCTCTGCTCTGGTGCCATCATCGTCATCATCGGCAGCAACTTCAAGGATTACATGGGCGGTTTGCACAAGTACATGCCTATTACCAACATCTGCTTCCTCATCGGTTGCTTGGCGATTGCAGGTATTCCTCCATTCGCAGGTTTCTGGTCAAAGGATGAGATTATCTCAGCATGCTTCCAGTTCTCTCCATTCATGGGCTGGTTCATGACAGTGGTAGCCGGTATGACCGCATTCTACATGTTCCGTCTCTACTACGTAATCTTCTGGGGACAGAGCTACTATGAGCTGGATCCAGAGAACCGTCGCAAGCCACAGGAGGTTCCTTTCGTGATGTGGGGTCCATTGGTATTCCTCGCCATCATCTCTTGCCTCTGCGGTTTGATTCCATTCGGTCACTTCGTATCTGCTACAGGTCAGAGCTACGATATCCATATCGACATGAGCGTGGCAACTACATCTGTGATTGTTGCAATCATCGGTATCGGTCTGGCTACTTACATGTATGCTCCTAAGAAGACTCCATTGGCAGATGCTTTGGCTAAGAAGATGCCTAAGTTGCACAAGGCAGCCTTGAATCGTTTCTATATCGACGATGCTTGGCAGTTCTTCACCCACAAGATTGTCTTCGGTTGCTTCTCAAAGCCAATCGCATGGTTCGACCGTCACGTTATCGATGGTACCTTCAACTTCATGGCTTGGGGTACACAGGAGGCAGGCGAGACCATCCGCCCATGGCAGAGTGGTGATGTTCGCAGCTATGCTATCTGGTTCCTCACCGGTACCGTGGCATTGACATTGTGCCTGCTCGCACTTCTTTAA
- the nuoK gene encoding NADH-quinone oxidoreductase subunit NuoK, producing the protein MIPVQYFFVLSALLFFIGVYGFCTRRNLVAMLISIELVLNAADLNFAVFNRILFPGQLEGFFFTLFSIGVAAAETAVALAIIINVYRNYHSDQVNSIENMKF; encoded by the coding sequence ATGATTCCAGTACAATATTTCTTCGTGCTCTCAGCACTCTTGTTCTTCATCGGAGTCTATGGCTTCTGTACACGCCGTAACCTCGTTGCCATGCTCATCTCCATCGAGCTTGTATTGAATGCAGCCGACCTGAACTTCGCTGTGTTCAACCGCATCCTCTTCCCAGGACAGTTGGAAGGTTTCTTCTTCACATTGTTCTCTATCGGAGTAGCAGCAGCCGAGACAGCCGTAGCGCTCGCTATTATTATCAACGTTTACCGCAACTATCACAGTGACCAGGTGAACAGTATTGAAAACATGAAATTCTAA
- a CDS encoding NADH-quinone oxidoreductase subunit N translates to MNYSQFLNMIPEATLMIVLLITFIADFCSSKSADRKWFNPLVCLLMVAHIAFNIFPTEASEAFGGMYTTGPAAGVLKTILALGTLIVMVQAKEWLSRKDTAFKEGEFYMLIISTLLGMNMMVSANHFLLFFLGLEMASVPMACLVAFDKYRHNSAEAGAKFVLTATFSSGVMIYGISLLYAACGTLYFNDMAHVISASPLTIAGMVFFFSGLGFKISLVPFHFWTADSYQGAPTTVTGYLSVVSKGAAAFTLCAILMKVFQPMVEYWTVLLYIVIVLSITIANLFAIRQSDLKRFMAFSSISQAGYIMLAVVGNSAMSVSALTYYVLIYVVANLSVFTIISSIEEHNNGTVQMDSYNGLYKTNPRLAFLMTLALFSLGGIPPFAGMFSKFFVFMAAVGTHDIHTTLGAWAYGVVFIALVNTVISLYYYLLIVKAMFIKHSDNPLPTFQSACSTKLALAICTVGIVAFGICSFVFDWISVAVNA, encoded by the coding sequence ATGAATTACAGTCAATTTTTAAATATGATTCCAGAAGCTACCTTGATGATAGTTCTGTTGATCACTTTCATTGCTGACTTCTGCAGTTCCAAGAGCGCAGACCGTAAGTGGTTCAATCCTCTGGTATGTCTCTTGATGGTGGCTCACATCGCCTTCAACATCTTCCCTACAGAAGCCTCAGAGGCATTTGGCGGCATGTACACCACTGGTCCTGCTGCCGGTGTGTTGAAGACTATCCTGGCTCTGGGTACCCTCATCGTGATGGTACAGGCTAAGGAGTGGTTGAGCCGTAAGGACACAGCCTTCAAGGAGGGTGAGTTCTATATGTTGATTATCTCTACCTTGCTGGGTATGAACATGATGGTAAGTGCCAACCACTTCCTCCTGTTCTTCCTCGGTCTCGAAATGGCATCTGTGCCAATGGCCTGCTTGGTAGCCTTTGATAAGTACCGTCACAATTCTGCTGAGGCAGGTGCTAAGTTCGTTTTGACCGCTACTTTCTCTAGTGGTGTGATGATCTATGGTATTTCTCTGCTCTATGCAGCTTGCGGAACCTTGTACTTCAACGATATGGCTCATGTGATTTCAGCATCACCATTGACCATTGCCGGTATGGTATTCTTCTTCAGTGGTCTGGGCTTCAAGATTTCCTTGGTTCCATTCCACTTCTGGACAGCCGATTCATACCAGGGTGCACCAACTACTGTTACTGGTTATCTGTCAGTAGTTTCTAAGGGTGCTGCAGCGTTCACACTCTGCGCCATCCTGATGAAGGTGTTCCAGCCAATGGTAGAGTACTGGACCGTGTTGCTTTACATCGTGATTGTACTTTCTATCACTATCGCCAACCTGTTTGCCATCCGTCAGAGCGACCTGAAGCGTTTCATGGCATTCTCTTCTATCTCTCAGGCAGGTTACATTATGTTGGCTGTGGTAGGTAACTCAGCGATGAGCGTGAGCGCCCTGACCTACTATGTATTGATTTATGTAGTAGCCAACCTGAGCGTCTTCACCATCATCTCATCTATTGAGGAGCACAACAACGGTACTGTTCAGATGGACAGCTACAATGGTTTGTACAAGACCAACCCACGTCTGGCGTTCCTGATGACTTTGGCATTGTTCTCATTGGGTGGTATTCCTCCATTTGCCGGAATGTTCTCGAAGTTCTTCGTGTTCATGGCAGCGGTTGGAACTCACGACATCCACACCACATTGGGCGCCTGGGCTTACGGTGTAGTATTCATCGCATTGGTAAACACTGTTATCAGCTTGTACTACTACCTGCTCATCGTGAAGGCAATGTTCATCAAGCACAGCGATAATCCGCTTCCTACATTCCAGAGCGCATGCTCAACCAAGTTGGCGCTTGCTATCTGCACAGTAGGTATCGTAGCATTCGGTATTTGCTCATTCGTCTTCGACTGGATTTCAGTGGCAGTGAATGCGTAA
- a CDS encoding NADH-quinone oxidoreductase subunit J, producing MITANLFMFVILAVVILGSAIMCVATKRIMRAATFLLFVLFGIAGMFFLLDYTYLGAAQISVYAGGITILYVFAIQLVSKRTLQGLLEHMKGSKVLGRALVCLVGFVTLAVIVLKNHFIDMAASVADTEVPMDQVGSALVGADKYGYVLPFEFISVFLLACIIGGILIARKEDKK from the coding sequence ATGATAACAGCAAATTTATTCATGTTCGTCATCTTGGCAGTAGTCATCCTTGGCTCAGCCATCATGTGCGTAGCTACCAAGCGTATCATGCGTGCGGCAACCTTCCTGTTGTTCGTGCTCTTCGGTATTGCAGGTATGTTCTTCCTGCTCGACTATACCTATCTGGGTGCAGCTCAGATTTCCGTATATGCGGGCGGTATTACCATCCTCTACGTCTTCGCCATCCAGTTGGTATCTAAGCGTACCCTCCAGGGACTTCTGGAGCACATGAAGGGTAGCAAGGTATTGGGTCGCGCACTCGTCTGCCTCGTAGGTTTCGTAACCCTGGCAGTCATCGTGTTGAAGAATCACTTTATTGATATGGCTGCATCTGTAGCCGACACCGAGGTGCCAATGGACCAGGTAGGTTCTGCACTGGTAGGTGCTGACAAGTATGGCTATGTATTGCCATTCGAGTTTATCTCTGTATTCCTGTTGGCATGTATCATCGGTGGTATCTTAATCGCAAGAAAGGAGGATAAGAAATGA